Within Amycolatopsis sp. FDAARGOS 1241, the genomic segment AGTCCAGACGTTTCGCAACCGGGCTGCTCGCGGCGTTCGCCACCGCGCCCGGGCTCGCTGCACTGCCCGCCGCGCCCGCTTCGGCCGACGTCGCCTCCGCCTTCGTGTTCCAGGCGAACACCGAAGGCTACGACTGTTTCCGCATCCCCGCGGTGGTGAAGGCGCACGACGGCGAGCTGCTCGCGTTCGCCGAGGGCCGCAAGACCGGGCCGGACTGCCTCGACGCCGGCGACGTGGACGTCGTCCTCAAGCGCTCCCAGGACAACGGGAAGACGTGGAGCGCGCCGGTCATCGCCGTGCACGGCTGCGGCGACACCAAGGACAACGCCGTACCGATCGTGCTGCCCGCCGGCCGGATCGTGCTGCTGTCCGAATGGCAGTGCGTGAACAGCTTCCTGAACTACCTGCACGTTGCCACGGGGCGTCGAGGTGGTGCTGCGGTGTCTGGCTGTGGGTCGTGCGGCCGTGGCGGCGGAATCGTTGCCGTGTGAGGTGCGTGCCGGCCGGCTGAGTCGGGCCGGGCTGTCGCCGTTGCCGCTGGGCGGCTGCGTGGTGAGGCCGGGCGTCGAGATGGTGCCGCGGTGTCTGGCTGTGGGCCGTGCTGCCGTGGCGGAAGTGTTGCCGTGTGAGGTGGTCCCCGGCGTGCGGGCGGATCCCGCGCGTGAGCTTCAGCGACGACAACGGCGCGACGTGGACCGCGCCGAAGGACCTGACCACCCAGCCCGGCTTCGCCGCGGCACCGAACTGACTCGCGACCAGACCCGGGCACGGCATCGTCCTGCAGCACGGCGCGCACGCCGGACGGCTCGTGGCCGGCCTGAGCTACCAGGTGAACCCCGCGAGCCCGAACGTCGGCGCGCTGATCTACAGCGACGACCAGGGAGCGACGTGGCACCTCGGCGCGACCGACCAGGCGTCGGACCCAAACACGCCCCGCAGGAGATCAGCGTCACCAAGCTGGCCGACGGCCGGATCTACGCGGCCGCTCGCAACGACCACAAGGCCGCCCCGGCCGATCCGTGCACGATCCACAATCGCGCCTTCGCGATCAGCTCTGACGGCGGCGCGAGCTTCAGCACGAAGTTCGCCGTGGTAGCGGACCTCACGACCCCGCGCGTGCAGGGCTCGGTGCTGGAGATGAGCGCGACCACGGCCGGCGAAGCGTACGACCGCCTGTTGTTCGCCGGGCCGTCCACTTGCGACCGGCGCAAGGAGCTGCGCGTGCGTTCCTCGTTCGACGAGGGCGGCACCTGGACCAGCGACGCCGACAGCCTGCTGGTGTGGGGCCAGGACGCTCCTACACCGACCTGATCTCGCTCAGCTCCACCTCGGCCGGCCTGCTCTACGAAGCCGGCCCCGAGTACCAGGCCGACGCGAGCATTCGCTGGTCGGTGCTCACCGAAGCGCAGCTGGGCGCCCGGTCTGCGGCACGGGGTACGGCGTGATCGACTCGGCGCCGCTGAGCACGGCAGGGACCGTGTACCTGTCCTACAACGCGGCGAACGGCCAGAAATGCGTGAGCACCATGAAGAAGACGGGCGCGGGCACGCCGTCGCCGGCGGCCTATCTGCAGGTGCAGGGCGCCTCGCGCAAAACGGACTCGGGCTCGTTCTCCTTCTACGCCGGCCCCGTCTCCGCGCCCGCGGCCGGCAAGTGCGTCCAGTGGGGCGGCGCGATCGGCACGGCCGCATACGACAGCCCGCTCGACCACTGCGGCTGAGCCGGGGGCTCCCCCACCGAGCGGATCTCGTTCCGGCCATGACCCGCCGTGCTCCGGGCACGGCGGGCTCAGCCTCGGCCGGAGCACGAAGGGCAAGGATCCGGTGGCCGGGTACCGTGCAGCGGTGACCACGCTCGCCGACCGAGGCGGTGCGCCGCTGCAGCGGCTGCACTGCGCGCCGCACCCCCGGCGCGACTACCTGCCCATCGAGCTGGCCATGCGCGACATGCGCTCGGCCCACGGGCGCGACCCCGAGACGGGCGAAGGAGCCGGCACCCGGTCCTGGATCGGTGTCTGCCTGGGCATGATCGTGCTCGACACGTTGTCGGGCACGTCCGCCCCGGCCGGTCGGCGGTTCAAGCGCCTGCTGATCGAGCACGGTGTCGACCACGACGACGCGACCGTGCTGTGGATCATCCGCAATTCCCTGCTCCACGGCTACGGCCTGCCCCGCCCGTCGGACGTCCGCCACCGCCGCGTCGAGGTCACCGGGGCCACCGACGCGTTCGCCCTGGACACCGGCGACCCGCGGATGGTGCGGCTGAGCGCGCCGGTGTTCTGCAGCCACCTGGTGGAGCGCATCGCCGCGTCGGTGCCGCACCAGTGGGACACCAGCCTCATCCACACCCACGACGAACTGCGGCACGCGGGCGTGCGCTACGTACCGCCCCCGGGCCGCGGCGACCACAGCGGATAGGCCGGCCGGCCGGTTCACGCCGGCGACGCCGCCCAGCCCGAGCGCGACGGCGTGGTACTGCGCTCTGGACACGCCCGAGGTCGTCGGTGAGCGGCTTGGGGACGACGAGTTGCGCGAGGTTTCCGATCACGACCACGAGCAGTCCGAAGTGGAACATCGGGCTGCCGACGCGCAGCAGCGGGCTCTCGTAGAGCTGCGACGACCGGATAGTCCTGCCGAAGCGGTCGTAACGGTATCGCCACATCGTGGTCGGCGCTCCGCAACAACCGGCCGGCCCGCAGCAACGCCTCGCAGGCCGGCCCTGTGTCACTCCCCGCCGACGTCCGGCGCCTTCTCGGCCCGATTCCCGGGGTCCGAGTAGAACAGCCATCCAGCGCAGTGCCACGGGCGAAAGCGCGGGGATTTCACGTGCCGCGCGACGGTGACCTCGCGCCGGAAGCGCGCGCAACTGCGGGTCCGCGGTGTGCTCGGCGCGGATGACCTTGACGGCCACTTGCCGCTAGTCGTGGCGCGCCGCGAGGTACACCGTGCCCGCGCCGAGGCGCCGCACCACCCCGCCGTGGCCGACCCGCCGCGGTCGCCGCCACGGCGAAGCCTGCCGGACGTCCTGCCCCACCAGCGCCGAAAGTGGCCCTGTCAAGCGCGCGCTCCCCCATCCACGCGCAGGACCGTGCCCGTCACGTACGACGCCCGGTCGCTGAGCAGCCAGGCGGCAGCTTCGGCGATCTCGTCCGGCTGGGCCGCGCGGCGCAGCGGCGTCGCCGCGATCAGCCGGTCCTGCAGCCCCGGCGAGTCGGCTTCCCAGGCGCGGATCATCTCCGTCAGCGTGTTGCCGGGTGCGATGGCGTTGACGCGGATTCCCTCGGGGCCGTAGGTGACCGCAGCCGACTCCGTCAGGCTGTTGACCGCGCGCTTCGCGGCGCCGTACGCCGGCAGCTCGGGGTTGCCCATCAGGCTCCCGACGGACGAGGTGTTCACGATGGCACCCGATCCGGCCGTGGCGCGGATCGCCGCGACCTCGGCGGCCATCGCGAGCCACACGCCTTTGAGGTTCACCGCGCAGACGTGGTCGAACTCGGCTTCTGGCAGCACGTCCAGCGGGCCTGGCCGCTGGATCGTGGCGCCGTTGTTGAACGCGATGTCGAGGCGGCCGTAGACCTCGACCGTCCGCTCGACGGCGCCGCGCACGCCGGCCGCGTCGGCCAGGTCGCACACGACGTGGTCCGCGGTGCCCCCTTCGGCGCGGATCTGCTCGGTGACGGTCTTGAGCTGGGCTTCCGTCCGGGCCGCGAGCAGCACACGGGCGCCCTCCCGCGCGAACAGCCGCGCGGCGGCCGCGCCGATCCCGCGGCCCGCGCCGGTGACGAAGGCGATTTTTCCTGCCAACAGAGTCATGACCCCAGCGTCGGCGCGGACGGCGACCGCATTCAGGCACTGGCGGTACCTGGCTCGGCCCGCCGCACGCGGCACACTGGAGCTGTGGACAGGCGCGAACTGGCCGGTTTCCTGCGGACCCGGCGCGAACGGATCACTCCGGCCGACGTCGGGCTGCCGGCCGGAGCGCGCCGCCGCACCCCGGGGCTGCGGCGCGAGGAAGTGGCGCAGCTGGCGTTCATCTCGACGGAGTACTACACGCGGCTCGAGCAGTCCCGTGGCCCGCACCCGTCGCGTGAGGTGCTGGCCGGGCTCACTCGTGCGCTGCGCCTGTCCGACGCCGAGCGCGACCACCTGCACCACCTCGCCGGCCTGCCGCCGGGCCCATCGCCCGGGCCACCGCGGCACGTGCGCCAGAGCATCCTCGACCTCATCGACCGCCTCCCGCTGGCCGCGGCGATCGTGGTGTCCGCGACGCTCGAGGTGATCGCCTGGAACGACCTCGCGGCCGCCCTCCTGGAGGATTTCTCCGCGCTGCCGCGCCGCGACCGCAACCTCGTGCGCCGCGCCTTTCTCGGCGGCCGCCGGCTCTACGGCGTCTCCGACGCCGGCGAGTTCGCCGAATACGCGGCCCACAAACTCCGCGCCGCCGCGGCGCGCTACCCGGGCGACCCGGAAATCGCGGAACTGGTCGGTGAACTCAACGCGCGAAGCACCGAATTCGCTAACCTGTGGTCTTCGCACGACGTGTCCACCGAACCGGCCCTGACCAAGACCTTCAACCACCGTTCGCTCGGCCCGATCACCGTCACCTGCGACGTCCTCGACCTCACCGACCGCGACCAGCAGGTTGTCATCTACACCGCCGCCCCCGGCTCGCCCGCCGAGGAAGCTCTGCGGCTCCTGGCGGTCGTCGGCACGCAGCGGATGGACGTCGACAGCTGATCGGTCAGCTGCGCCAGCTGATCAGCTCCTCGAGCGGCAGCTTCGCCCGCTTCCCCGCACTCCCGCTCGGCGGCGCCGCCGGGTCTTCGGCCGAATAGCCCACCGTGAGGATCCCCGCGAGCGACACGTCGGCCGGGAAGCCGGTGAGTGCGTGGACCGCGGCGAACCGGCTGTCGTCACCGGGGCCGAAGAAGCCCGTGGCGAGGCCCTCGGAGGTGGCGGCGAGCTGCAGCAGTGACAGCAGGGCGCCGCTGTCGAACCACCAGTACGGGACGGGCCAGGGGATTTCGGCGCCGTCGTCGAGTTTGTCGGGTTCCTGGTAGCGCTCGTGGTAGGAGGCCTCCCGGACGCCGAGCGCGATGAGCACGGGCGCGCCCGAGATCCACGCCGTGAAGCCGGCCTCCACGTACGGCCCTTCGCTGATCGCGGCGATGCGCGCGCGGACAGCGGGCGCCGTGATCACCGCGAGCCGGTGGCCCTGGCTGAAGCCGGCACTCGGCGCGCGCCGGATCACGCGCACCACCCGGCGCAGGACGTCGTCGGGAACGGGGTCGGGCCGGTAGGCGCGGACCATCCGCCGGTGGCGCAGAACCTCGGAGAACTCCATGTGATCAGCATGGCGGATGAGCCGCGGTTCAGTAACCGGCCGAGATCCGCAAGTAGTCCAGCGGCGCCGCGTAGGTGGTGCCGGCGCCGCAGTGGCCGCCGGGGACGGTCTCGACGTCGAGGCTGAGTGCCTGGATCGCGTCGTACAGCTGCGTGGCGAGCCGCCGCGCTGGGCGTCCGGGGCCGGCGGCTCCGGAGTCGGGTTCCACAGGTCGGAGTTGAACACGAGCTTGCCGGAGTTGACGTGCACGATGGGCATGTCCGCGGCGTGGTCGCTGACGATCCGGTCCGCCGACCCGGTGCCGCCCTCGGCGGTGTCGAAGGTCAGCACCTCGTCGATCCCGCGCACGCCGGCCTCGGCGGGCACGGCGGCGAGCCGGTCGGGGTCCACGGTGCGCGGGCCGGCCAGCGCCTGCTCGAAGAACGGCACCGCCGGCGTTCCCACGTGGACGGTCAGGTCGCCGACGGCGGCGAACTCGCGGAGGCCGCCCACGTGATCGAAGTGGAAGTGGGTGCAGACGAGCTCCCGCAGCGGCTTGCCGGAGAAACGTTCGCTTGGCCTGAAGGAGCGCAGCAAGGCTGAAGTCGTCGTACAGCGGGGATTCGATGGCAGGCACCGGAAAATCCTCGCCTCGCGCAGGGTTCCGGCCGCGTCGCTCGTGCCCGCGCTCGACCTGCTTTCCGCGGAGATGCGCGATTTCCCGCGGGCGGGCACGGTCCTCCGCGGCTCGCCGCGCCACGATCTCCGTGCATCGGTCGAGGTTGAGCTTCGCGAGCAGCGCCGTCGACGCCTCCGACAGCAGGGTCGTCCGCGCCCGCTCGATCCGCAGCGCCTCGCGGGCTGGCCATGCGCCGGTGTCTTCGACGAACCAGAGGGTGACGCTGCCGTCGCAGTGGCGGACCGGGTGCGCTTCGAACCTGCGCTCGGCAACCAGCCCGCCGGCGCGGGTCGCGGTGCGCGCCGAGGTCAGCACCCACGCGGGCACCGGCGCGGCGAGCCCGCCGCCGGTCCGCCAGCCGGGGAACAGCTCGCGCGCGCCGTGGTTGGCGTACTCACCCCGCCCGTCGGCGCCGACCCGCAAGGCAAGGCCGGGAGCGTCGTCCCGGGCCGCCGGGGCTGTTCCGACGGCTCTTGATTCCAGGCTGCTTGATTCGAGCGTGCTTGTCTCGGCCGTGCTTGATTCGAGCCTGCCCGGGTTGATCCGGGGCGGCCGGTCGAGTTCGGACACACCTGCACTTCTTGTTCCCATAGCCGGATTCCGCGCCCGGGGCCGCCGCCGGTCGGCGGCGTCACCGGCGGCTGCTTGAACCGGATGCCCGGAATGGACGAGTCCGCCGGGTGTTCAAGCGGAGCCGCCGAGTGCGAGCCGACCCGCCCCACCGTGGCTCACTCGGGGACGCGCATGACCTCGGGCCGCTCCGGCCCGTGCGGGATGTCGAACGACTCCTCGCCCGTGCGTAGCAGCCGCAGGACACGCCCGCCACGTAGTCCGGGCTCTGGACCACCATGCCGGGGACCGGGGACGCCCCGAGGGTGAAGCGGCCGTCGGCGAACTCCGTGGCGGTGATGGAGGGCAGGAGCAGGGACACGGCGATACCGTCGGCAGCGAGTTCCTGCGTGAGCACCGAGCTGAGCATGTTGACGGCCGACTTCGAGGACGCGTAGGCACCCACGCCGACGGCGACGCGGCGGGTGGTGCCGGAACTGACGTTCACGATGCGGCCGAAGCGCTGGGCCCGCATGGCCGGCAGCACGGCCTGCGTCATCGCGAGCAGGCTGACGACGTTGAGCTGCAGGACCCGCCCGAGTTCGGCCGGGTCCACCTCGTCGAGCGGACCGTGGAGGCTGACGCCGGCGTTGTTGACGAGGCCGTCGACGCGGCCGTGGCGGTCGAGGGTGGCGGCGACGAGCGCTTGCACCTGCTCGGGGTCGGTCACATCGGTGGGGACGGCCAGCGCGCCGCCGAATTCCCCGCTCAGCGCGGCCAGCCGGTCGGCCCGGCGCGCGGCCAGCACGGGGTGCGCGCCCGCGGCGTGCAGGGCGCGGGCGGTCGACGCGCCGATCCCCGAGGAGGCGCCGGTGACGATCACGGTCTTGCCGGCCAGGTCGATGAGGTCCGTCATGCCTCGACGGCTACCAGACCTCGCTCGCGTGGCGTCGCGCGGAACCGTTGCCCCGGCAGGCAAATCGGACGCCGCGAGCCGAACCGGGCCAGTCTCGCGGCGCCGTGCTCAGTGGCCGCGCCGAACCACCGCCGCAGGTGCGCGGCCAGCTCGCGCTGCCCTTCGCCTGCCCAGACCACGTGTCCGTCCGGGCGCAGCAGCACCGCGGGCGCGTCGAGCTCATCGCTGCCCGACACGACGTGGTCGACGCGCTCGGACCAGCCACCGGAAAGCTCACCGGTCTGGTCCAGCAGCAGGCCGCGCCCCGTGCGCAGCAGCTCGAACAGGCGCCCCCGTTTCAGCGGCACGTCCCGCAGCCGGCGCCCGACGAGGCCGGGCCGAACCGAAGTCGTAGCGGATGGCGGTGGCGGTGATCTTCTCGATCAGGTGACGGGTTGACCTCCTCGAAGTCCATCAGTTCCGCCAGCAGCTTGCGCACGGACCGCGGACCGGGCTCGGTGGACATGAACTGGATCTGCGGGCGCGTGTTGTCCAGGACGTCCGCGGCCACCGGGCGCCGTTCGGCCTCGTAGGTGTCCAGCAGGCCCTCCGGTGCCCAGCCGTGCACCGCCGCGGCCAGCTTCCAGCCGAGGTTGCCCGCGTCCTGCAGCCCGAGGTTGAGGCCCTGGCCACCCGTGGGCGGGTGGATGTGCCCCGCGTCGCCGGCCGGCAGCACCCGGCCGGCGCGGAAGCGGCCGGCCAGCCGAGTCGCGTCCCCGAAGCGCGAGAGCCACTGCGGCGGGTGGACATCGAAGTCGGTGCCGGCGAGAGCCGTCAGCCGAGCCTTGACCCCGTCGAGTGTCGGCGGGACCGCGGGATCCTGCGCCACCCCCTCGGCCGGCACGACAACGCGGAACACGCCCTCCCCGAGCGGCACCACGCCGAACCGCTTGTGCGTCTTGCGCACCTCGGCGACCGTGGCCGTCACCTCCTCCAGCGGCGCGCCGATCCGCATCTCCCCGAGCAGCGTCTCGACCCGGCTGGGCTCACCGGGGAAGCCGATGCCGGCGAGCTTGCGCACCGTGCTGCGCCCGCCATCGCAGCCGACGAGATAGCGCCCGCGCACCTGCGTGCCGTCGGCGAGCCCGGCGCTCACGCCGTCGTCGTCCTGGCTGAGCCCCCCACCCCGCTCCCGCGCCGGATCTCGACACCGAGTCCCGCGGCGTGCTCCCGCAGCAGCCGCTCGGTGGCGGTCTGCGGGATGCCGAGCGCGAACGGGTCCGGGCGTGTCGAGCCCGTGCGACGCCGGCTTCTCGATGCCCGCGAAGAAGCCGGCGAGCGGGTGGCGCTGCCCTTCCGCCGGGAACCGCTCCAGCAGCCCGCGCTGGTCCATCAGCTCGATGCTGCGCGAGTGCAGCCCGAGCGCGCGCACCACCTTCGTGGGCTCCGCGTCGCGCTCCAGGACCACCGGCCGCACGCCCTGCAGCCGCAGCTCGCTCGCCAGCATCACGCCGGTCGGTCCCCCACCCACGATGATCACGTCGATCACTGCGCACTCCCCCTTTGTGCTGTTCGTCGCGGGGAAGTGTGCGCGGCGAAGGGGGTCTTGCCGCAAGCCCCGGGGTGCGATACACGTTGGGAGCAGGGAGAAATCGTTCTCGTTGCTTTTCTTTTCCTCAGACCGCTTTCCGCGCCACCCCCCGGCAGACAGGCCGCGGGCTTGGCGCCTGCGGGTTCCGGGCGCCGGTTACAGTACGCGGATGGCGAACCTACGGCAGCAGATCGTCGCTGAGCTCGGCGTGAAGCCGACCATCATCCCGAAGGTCGAGATCCGCGAGCGGGTCGACTTCCTCAAGGACTACCTGCGCTCGACCCCGGCCAAGGGCTACGTGCTCGGCATCAGCGGGGGCCAGGACAGCACGCTGACGGGCCGGCTCTGCCAGCTCGCCGCAGAGGAACTGCGCGCCGAGGGGCACGACGCGACGTTCGTCGCGGTCCGCCTGCCCTACGGCGTGCAGGCCGACGAGGCCGACGCCCAGACCGCGCTCGAGTTCATCCGCCCCGACCGGTCGATCGCCGTCAACGTCAAGCCGAGCGCCGACGCGGTGGCGGCCGAGGTCGCCACCGGCGTCGGCGGTACCCTGCGCGACTTCGTGCGCGGCAACATCAAGGCCCGCGAGCGAATGGTGATCCAGTACGGCATCGCCGGGCAGCTCAGCCTGCTCGTCGTCGGTACCGACCACGCCGCCGAGGCCGTCACCGGCTTCTTCACCAAGTACGGCGACGGCGGCGTCGACCTCACCCCGCTCACCGGCTTGACCAAACGCCAGGGCGCGGCACTGCTGCAGGAACTGGGCGCACCCGCGAGCGTCTGGGAGAAAGTCCCGACCGCCGACCTCGAAGACGACCGGCCTGCCCTCCCGGACGAGGTGGCCCTCGGCCTGAAGTACTCCGAGATCGACGACTACCTCGAAGGCGCGGACGTCACACCGGAGGTCGCGCAGCGGCTGGAGTCGATCTACCTGGGAACGCGCCACAAGCGCAGCGTTCCGGTCACCCCGCTCGATGCCTGGTGGCGCGGCTGAGGCTCCGGCGAACCGGGGTGTGAACCGTAAGCGAAGGGGGTACCCGGGCGCGTCCGATCACCACCGAGCCCGCCGGAGGTCCCCGATGCCCGTCCGCTCCGCCCCTCCCGCCGACGTGGTCGCACTCGCGCGCACCGTGCTTGCCGCCGCCCACGGGTTGAGCGCGCCCGCCGCACGCGCCGCCCTCGTCGCGATGGCCCAAGACCGCGGCTGGCCGGTGACCCGGTGCGCCGAATTCGTCGTGGCGACCGTGGGCGGGAAGGCGAGCCGGTGAGCACCGTCACGCGACTCCCGTCGAACCGCGGCGACACGGCCGAGGTGGGCGCCGGCGTGCTGATCGCGGTCGGCATCGTCATCGTGTTCTTCACCTGGTGGTCGTGGTGGACGGTCGCCGGGCTCGCCCTCCTCGCGGCGGGCGGGCTGACGCTCGCGCTCGGCAGCGCCGGGCTCGGCCACCGGCGGGGCCGGTCCGGCCCGGAAACGCCGTGACGCCGGCGGGGTCCCGGGTGAGACCCCGCCGAAGCGTCAGAACCGGTCGACGTCCATGATGGCCTTCGCGAAGGGCGGCGGGGCTTCCTGGGGCGCGTTGTGGCCGATGCCCGTGAACGTGCCTTGCCATCGGCGGTGGCACCGTCGAAGTCGCTGCCGATGGTGATGGTGGGGACGCCGATGGTGGGGCCGGTCGCGAGCTTCTGCTCGTCCACGTCGTATTACTGGGGTTCGCCGGGGGCGAGGCTCTGGCGCCAGCGGTAGTTGTGGATGACGATGGCGACGTGGTCGGGATTGGTGAACGCCTCCGCCGTGCGCTCGTAGGACTTCCCGTCGAAGGACACGTTCCGCAACGGCCAGCAGGCCGCCGTGGCGCTCGACATCATCGCGCTGATGGAGGCGCTGCACCTGGACAAGGCCGTCTTCGGCGGTTACGACGGGGGTGTGCGCGCGGCCGACGTCGTCTCGGTGCTGGGGCCCAAACGCGTCAAGGCGATGGTGGCCGTGAGCGGGTACGGCGTCGACGACCTCAAGGCGAACAAGGAGGCGCTGCCACCGGCGGCCGAATACGGCTGATGGTACCAACACTACTTCGCCACCGATCGCGGTCGTCGGCCCGTACCCGCGCGGGCACGGCGCGATCACGCGATATCCGGCCGCCGCGAGCAGCGGACCGACGTCGACGTAGCTGTGCGGGTCGTAGGGCCACCCGTGGAGCAGGATCACCGGCTTTCCGGTCGCCGGCCCCACTCGGCGTATCCGATGTTCAGCAGCCCGGCCTTGACCTGTTTGACCGGGCCGAGCGAGGTGTTCTTCCCCGAACCCGCCCGCAGCTCGTCGCCGGCGGGCGCAGCCGGCGCCGGGCCGCGCTCGCCCACCGAACAAGCGGCGAGTGACGCGGCGGCCGCGCCCGCGGCGAAACCTGGCCGAACTTTCTCCTGCTGATCATGGACTCTCCTCCGCGCGTGGCGCATGATGTGTACCCGGTCAACCCAAGTGGACGGTGATCATCTCCGCGAGCGTCACGTGACGCTGTCGGTGTACGTCATCGCGGTCGGCGCGCGAGACTGTCCCAAGAAGACACTCGGGGCTCCCTTCACCAGTGCCACACGGGTTCCGTGCACGGTCATCGTCTCGCCGTTGCGTTCGATCCGGATGTCCGGCAACGCGCGGCGGAGCTGACGTGCCGGATGCCGGAGAACAACCGGCGGTACCGGCTCGCCGGTGACAGCCCGACGAGGAACCGAGCGACCGGCTCACCGTCCCCGTACCGCGGCGGCCGGATCGCGATCGGATCCACTGGGGACGTGGTCACACCGCCGGCGCGCAAAGCCCGAGCGCTTCCGCCGACTCGGCGCGCATCTCGACCTTCCGGATCTTCCCCGTCACAGTCGTCGGGAACTCGGTCACCACGCGAACGTACCGCGCACGCCGAGGCAGTACTCCGGGGAACCGCAGCGACGACGCCCGCGTGGATCGCCAGGGGACCGGCCGCCGGTCTGGACGTTGACGAGCAGGTACTCCTCCGGGTCCCGCGCGATGAGCCGTTTCGTGCGCGTCACCCGCTGTGGACCGGAGACCACTGTGGACACCCCCACACCGTCGAGCGCGGTGTGCTCGATCCGGCCGGTGAACGGCGCGTCGCCCGTCGCGCGGGCCGTCACCCGCACGAGCGTCTCGCAGATGACGTCGGACCAGTACCCGAACGCGTCGGGCGCAGCGACGTCCTCAGTGGACCACGTGTGCTGCACGCCGCCGATCGTGGCAGACGCACGGGCCGAGCGACGGGCACGGGCCTGACCGTGCCCCGCCGGGCAGGCCCCTTTCCCCGAACCGCGTGTCCGGTGTGCGGGTCCTCCGGCCACCTCAAGACGGCCCGGTCGTCCGGATGAGCGAGCCGCCGCCGCGCCGGGCGCGCAGCTTCCGGCGCCCGGTTGACATCGTGGCATTATGAGCCTAAGAAATACCACGCGCGTCACACCGATGTGCCGGGCGTCTGGAGGGGAGCTATGGCGGCTCGG encodes:
- a CDS encoding nitroreductase family protein, which gives rise to MLRSFRPSERFSGKPLRELVCTHFHFDHVGGLREFAAVGDLTVHVGTPAVPFFEQALAGPRTVDPDRLAAVPAEAGVRGIDEVLTFDTAEGGTGSADRIVSDHAADMPIVHVNSGKLVFNSDLWNPTPEPPAPDAQRGGSPRSCTTRSRHSASTSRPSPAATAAPAPPTRRRWTTCGSRPVTEPRLIRHADHMEFSEVLRHRRMVRAYRPDPVPDDVLRRVVRVIRRAPSAGFSQGHRLAVITAPAVRARIAAISEGPYVEAGFTAWISGAPVLIALGVREASYHERYQEPDKLDDGAEIPWPVPYWWFDSGALLSLLQLAATSEGLATGFFGPGDDSRFAAVHALTGFPADVSLAGILTVGYSAEDPAAPPSGSAGKRAKLPLEELISWRS
- a CDS encoding SDR family oxidoreductase; this translates as MTDLIDLAGKTVIVTGASSGIGASTARALHAAGAHPVLAARRADRLAALSGEFGGALAVPTDVTDPEQVQALVAATLDRHGRVDGLVNNAGVSLHGPLDEVDPAELGRVLQLNVVSLLAMTQAVLPAMRAQRFGRIVNVSSGTTRRVAVGVGAYASSKSAVNMLSSVLTQELAADGIAVSLLLPSITATEFADGRFTLGASPVPGMVVQSPDYVAGVSCGCYARARSRSTSRTGRSGPRSCASPSEPRWGGSARTRRLRLNTRRTRPFRASGSSSRR
- a CDS encoding sialidase family protein — translated: MRWSPACGRIPRVSFSDDNGATWTAPKDLTTQPGFAAAPN
- a CDS encoding helix-turn-helix transcriptional regulator → MDRRELAGFLRTRRERITPADVGLPAGARRRTPGLRREEVAQLAFISTEYYTRLEQSRGPHPSREVLAGLTRALRLSDAERDHLHHLAGLPPGPSPGPPRHVRQSILDLIDRLPLAAAIVVSATLEVIAWNDLAAALLEDFSALPRRDRNLVRRAFLGGRRLYGVSDAGEFAEYAAHKLRAAAARYPGDPEIAELVGELNARSTEFANLWSSHDVSTEPALTKTFNHRSLGPITVTCDVLDLTDRDQQVVIYTAAPGSPAEEALRLLAVVGTQRMDVDS
- a CDS encoding respiratory nitrate reductase subunit gamma; its protein translation is MAVLLGPRESGREGAGRRRGVTQGRPARRCCGPAGCCGAPTTMWRYRYDRFGRTIRSSQLYESPLLRVGSPMFHFGLLVVVIGNLAQLVVPKPLTDDLGRVQSAVPRRRARAGRRRRREPAGRPIRCGRRGPGAVRSARPRAAVRRGCG
- a CDS encoding FAD-dependent monooxygenase, with translation MIDVIIVGGGPTGVMLASELRLQGVRPVVLERDAEPTKVVRALGLHSRSIELMDQRGLLERFPAEGQRHPLAGFFAGIEKPASHGLDTPGPVRARHPADRHRAAAAGARRGTRCRDPARERGGGLSQDDDGVSAGLADGTQVRGRYLVGCDGGRSTVRKLAGIGFPGEPSRVETLLGEMRIGAPLEEVTATVAEVRKTHKRFGVVPLGEGVFRVVVPAEGVAQDPAVPPTLDGVKARLTALAGTDFDVHPPQWLSRFGDATRLAGRFRAGRVLPAGDAGHIHPPTGGQGLNLGLQDAGNLGWKLAAAVHGWAPEGLLDTYEAERRPVAADVLDNTRPQIQFMSTEPGPRSVRKLLAELMDFEEVNPSPDREDHRHRHPLRLRFGPASSGAGCGTCR
- the nadE gene encoding ammonia-dependent NAD(+) synthetase, producing the protein MANLRQQIVAELGVKPTIIPKVEIRERVDFLKDYLRSTPAKGYVLGISGGQDSTLTGRLCQLAAEELRAEGHDATFVAVRLPYGVQADEADAQTALEFIRPDRSIAVNVKPSADAVAAEVATGVGGTLRDFVRGNIKARERMVIQYGIAGQLSLLVVGTDHAAEAVTGFFTKYGDGGVDLTPLTGLTKRQGAALLQELGAPASVWEKVPTADLEDDRPALPDEVALGLKYSEIDDYLEGADVTPEVAQRLESIYLGTRHKRSVPVTPLDAWWRG
- a CDS encoding sialidase family protein, encoding MKSRRFATGLLAAFATAPGLAALPAAPASADVASAFVFQANTEGYDCFRIPAVVKAHDGELLAFAEGRKTGPDCLDAGDVDVVLKRSQDNGKTWSAPVIAVHGCGDTKDNAVPIVLPAGRIVLLSEWQCVNSFLNYLHVATGRRGGAAVSGCGSCGRGGGIVAV
- a CDS encoding SDR family NAD(P)-dependent oxidoreductase encodes the protein MTLLAGKIAFVTGAGRGIGAAAARLFAREGARVLLAARTEAQLKTVTEQIRAEGGTADHVVCDLADAAGVRGAVERTVEVYGRLDIAFNNGATIQRPGPLDVLPEAEFDHVCAVNLKGVWLAMAAEVAAIRATAGSGAIVNTSSVGSLMGNPELPAYGAAKRAVNSLTESAAVTYGPEGIRVNAIAPGNTLTEMIRAWEADSPGLQDRLIAATPLRRAAQPDEIAEAAAWLLSDRASYVTGTVLRVDGGARA
- a CDS encoding sialidase family protein, encoding MAPRRDRPGVGPKHAPQEISVTKLADGRIYAAARNDHKAAPADPCTIHNRAFAISSDGGASFSTKFAVVADLTTPRVQGSVLEMSATTAGEAYDRLLFAGPSTCDRRKELRVRSSFDEGGTWTSDADSLLVWGQDAPTPT